From Halobacterium sp. R2-5, the proteins below share one genomic window:
- a CDS encoding thermonuclease family protein → MNRRALAALAVVALLATAGCAGPLTGNRERADSRNATVVHVVDGDTVDVRFADGSEDRIRLLGVDTPETHADVTPGEFEGVPDTEVGRSCLRTWGERASEYAADRLAGEDVTVRFDAESDRRGGYDRLLAYIYVENQSFNRALLSEGYARLYDSEFTQRDDYAAVEQRARGDETGLWACAS, encoded by the coding sequence GTGAACCGACGCGCACTCGCCGCGCTCGCGGTCGTCGCGCTCCTCGCCACCGCGGGCTGTGCGGGGCCACTGACTGGCAATCGGGAACGCGCGGACAGCCGGAACGCCACCGTCGTCCACGTCGTGGACGGCGACACCGTGGACGTGCGATTCGCAGACGGGAGCGAGGACCGAATCCGACTGCTGGGCGTGGACACCCCCGAGACCCACGCGGACGTGACGCCCGGCGAGTTCGAGGGCGTCCCGGACACCGAGGTCGGTCGCTCTTGTCTGCGGACGTGGGGCGAGCGCGCCAGCGAGTACGCCGCCGACAGGCTCGCCGGCGAGGACGTGACGGTGCGTTTCGACGCGGAGAGCGACCGCCGCGGCGGCTACGACCGGCTGCTCGCGTACATCTACGTCGAGAACCAGTCGTTCAACCGCGCGCTGCTCTCCGAGGGGTACGCCCGCCTCTACGACAGCGAGTTCACGCAGCGCGACGACTACGCCGCCGTCGAGCAGCGGGCGCGGGGCGACGAGACCGGGCTCTGGGCGTGCGCGAGCTGA
- a CDS encoding PGF-CTERM sorting domain-containing protein, translated as MRRVAVATVVVLLATQVAGAAAVQAPVTADADAPAETSVTASERTLAAGSAQSATIRKDIELRLTPDEPGAIGVTATYDVPDSVTSLRVNVPADARNVDSDSFTQTPDGYEWDGTTDPASIAFTLPANQTATGPRSPGGEVDGDYSFVDVGEWALVTVPQLRSRWSYRSSGGEVTIAEDVTIAGQGSTGGEIAYLGPVEEHTRTANGQTFTLAVPEHASLAASPEAVLDALDAASGKLHVGARDDDVWFAAAPTDADWGVRGVEYGGSDAWVVADARLDRASNVWFHEYVHTRQDYRTAESGRWTMEAAAEYYASLLSLRTDYVTFGAFETHLSYGERSPWRDAVLSQPGTWPSGANYVKGPLVWGEIDRQVRLATDSTETMSDVLYRLNQLADPVTSAMFLEAVLDVSSPEVEELANQYTNTRETPEMWTRGEHAEAFGTEPARVAFEVREYRVSGPFRNETFARPPTLYVGETVTVVGSVTNEGGQTGEYVATVGFEGGVLSEARGELEPGESAEVALREEVGAAGTYNVTGGRTTVGLDVREPANVSVSDLTVNESSVRPGGSVEATVTLSNPNDVPATGPVAVTVDGEEVATVDAALAPGESTTRTVTVTLADAGQYTIAAGDQSVTVGVGENETGLGIPGFGVPIALVAVLLAAVLASRAGRDA; from the coding sequence ATGAGACGTGTCGCTGTCGCCACCGTCGTGGTCCTCCTCGCGACACAGGTCGCGGGCGCTGCCGCCGTACAGGCGCCCGTGACTGCGGACGCGGACGCTCCCGCGGAGACCAGCGTGACTGCCTCGGAGCGTACACTCGCCGCCGGGAGCGCGCAGTCCGCGACGATTCGGAAGGACATCGAACTCCGCCTCACGCCCGACGAACCGGGCGCCATCGGCGTCACCGCCACGTACGACGTCCCGGACTCGGTGACGTCGCTGCGCGTGAACGTCCCCGCCGACGCCCGGAACGTCGACTCCGACTCGTTCACGCAGACGCCCGACGGCTACGAGTGGGACGGCACGACCGACCCCGCGTCAATCGCGTTCACGCTGCCCGCGAACCAGACCGCCACGGGACCGCGTAGTCCCGGGGGCGAGGTCGACGGCGACTACTCGTTCGTGGACGTCGGCGAGTGGGCGCTCGTCACCGTGCCGCAGCTCCGAAGCCGGTGGAGCTACCGGTCGAGCGGGGGTGAGGTGACCATCGCCGAGGACGTCACGATCGCCGGCCAGGGGTCGACGGGCGGCGAAATCGCGTACCTCGGTCCCGTCGAGGAACACACGCGCACCGCCAACGGTCAGACGTTCACGCTCGCGGTCCCCGAGCACGCCTCGCTGGCGGCGTCACCGGAGGCGGTCCTGGACGCGCTCGACGCCGCGTCCGGGAAACTCCACGTCGGCGCGCGCGACGACGACGTGTGGTTCGCCGCCGCGCCGACGGACGCGGACTGGGGCGTGCGCGGCGTCGAGTACGGCGGCAGCGACGCGTGGGTGGTCGCGGACGCGCGCCTCGACAGGGCGAGCAACGTCTGGTTCCACGAGTACGTCCACACCAGACAGGACTACCGCACCGCGGAGAGCGGCCGGTGGACGATGGAGGCCGCCGCGGAGTACTACGCGTCGCTGCTGAGCCTGCGCACCGACTACGTGACCTTCGGCGCGTTCGAGACGCACCTCTCGTACGGCGAGCGCAGCCCGTGGCGGGACGCCGTCCTCTCTCAGCCGGGGACGTGGCCCTCCGGCGCGAACTACGTGAAGGGCCCCCTCGTCTGGGGAGAGATCGACCGCCAGGTGCGTCTCGCGACGGACAGCACCGAGACGATGTCGGACGTCCTCTACCGGCTGAACCAGCTCGCCGACCCCGTGACGAGCGCGATGTTCCTGGAAGCCGTCCTCGACGTCTCCTCGCCGGAGGTCGAAGAGCTCGCGAACCAGTACACGAACACCCGGGAGACCCCGGAGATGTGGACGCGCGGCGAGCACGCCGAGGCGTTCGGCACGGAGCCCGCGCGCGTGGCGTTCGAGGTCCGCGAGTACCGCGTCTCGGGGCCGTTCCGCAACGAGACGTTCGCGCGTCCGCCGACGCTGTACGTCGGCGAGACGGTGACCGTCGTCGGCTCTGTCACCAACGAGGGCGGCCAGACCGGCGAGTACGTCGCCACTGTCGGATTCGAGGGCGGCGTGCTCTCGGAGGCCCGCGGCGAGCTCGAACCCGGGGAGTCCGCGGAGGTCGCGCTCCGCGAGGAGGTCGGCGCCGCCGGGACGTACAACGTGACCGGAGGACGGACCACCGTGGGACTCGACGTCCGCGAGCCCGCGAACGTCTCCGTCAGCGACCTCACTGTGAACGAGTCTAGCGTCCGACCGGGGGGTTCCGTGGAAGCCACCGTGACGCTGTCGAACCCGAACGACGTGCCCGCGACGGGCCCCGTCGCAGTCACCGTCGACGGCGAGGAGGTCGCGACCGTCGACGCCGCGCTCGCGCCCGGCGAGTCCACGACTCGGACTGTGACGGTGACGCTCGCTGACGCCGGCCAGTACACGATTGCCGCGGGCGACCAGTCCGTGACCGTCGGAGTCGGCGAGAACGAAACGGGCTTGGGCATCCCCGGCTTCGGCGTCCCGATCGCGCTCGTCGCCGTGCTGCTGGCCGCAGTGCTCGCCAGTCGCGCCGGCCGCGACGCCTGA
- a CDS encoding heme ABC transporter ATP-binding protein, producing MTLDVRDVDVELGGTQILDAVSATVGDGRLVGVVGPNGAGKSTLLRAMNGVVEPVSGTVLVDDEAVHELPSKAASRRIASVPQDTSLGFDFSVRETVEMGRHAHVPRFGADPDPDAVEHAMERAEVAQFADRDVTSLSGGEKQRVLLARALAQQAPVLLLDEPTASLDVNHQVRTLELVRGLADDADRTVVAAIHDLDLAARYCDELVLVADGRVLDSGRPADVLTPEQVREAFDARVAVGTDPATGEPTVTPLPDAEGGLDERVHVLGGGDAATPVLRALADTDATVTVGPVAEGSVDEETATRFGVDAVTVPPFATPGEDAVARARELVADADAVVVPDAAASLGVNERLRGVADATVVVGEGARPASGARVELDALAAALAALDAQTEAFAVADGG from the coding sequence GTGACCCTCGACGTCCGCGACGTGGACGTGGAGCTCGGCGGCACGCAGATTCTGGACGCCGTGAGCGCAACCGTCGGGGACGGCCGCCTCGTGGGCGTCGTCGGGCCGAACGGCGCGGGGAAGTCGACGCTGCTGCGCGCGATGAACGGCGTCGTCGAACCCGTCTCGGGGACCGTGCTCGTCGACGACGAGGCCGTCCACGAGCTCCCGTCGAAGGCGGCGAGCCGCCGCATCGCGAGCGTCCCGCAGGACACGAGCCTCGGCTTCGACTTCAGCGTCCGCGAGACCGTCGAGATGGGCCGGCACGCCCACGTCCCGCGGTTCGGCGCCGACCCGGACCCGGACGCGGTCGAGCACGCGATGGAGCGCGCGGAGGTCGCACAGTTCGCCGACCGCGACGTCACGTCGCTCTCGGGCGGCGAGAAGCAGCGCGTGCTGCTGGCGCGCGCGCTCGCCCAGCAGGCGCCCGTCCTCCTGCTGGACGAGCCGACCGCGAGCCTCGACGTCAACCACCAGGTGCGCACGCTCGAACTCGTTCGGGGGCTCGCCGACGACGCCGACCGCACCGTCGTCGCCGCCATCCACGACCTCGACCTGGCGGCGCGGTACTGCGACGAACTCGTGCTCGTCGCTGACGGCCGCGTGCTCGACTCCGGCCGCCCGGCGGACGTCCTCACGCCCGAACAGGTGCGGGAAGCGTTCGACGCACGCGTCGCGGTCGGCACCGACCCCGCGACCGGCGAGCCAACAGTGACGCCGCTCCCGGACGCCGAGGGCGGCCTCGACGAGCGCGTCCACGTGCTCGGCGGCGGGGACGCGGCGACGCCCGTTTTGCGGGCCCTCGCCGACACCGACGCGACGGTCACGGTCGGGCCCGTCGCGGAGGGCTCGGTCGACGAGGAGACGGCCACGCGGTTCGGCGTCGACGCCGTCACTGTCCCGCCGTTCGCGACGCCCGGCGAGGACGCCGTCGCTCGCGCACGCGAGCTCGTCGCCGACGCGGACGCCGTCGTCGTTCCAGATGCAGCGGCCTCGCTGGGCGTCAACGAGCGACTCCGGGGTGTCGCCGACGCGACAGTCGTCGTCGGCGAAGGCGCGCGACCCGCTAGCGGCGCGCGAGTGGAACTGGACGCGCTGGCGGCCGCGCTCGCGGCGCTCGACGCGCAGACGGAGGCGTTCGCGGTCGCCGACGGCGGGTGA
- the btuC gene encoding vitamin B12 ABC transporter permease BtuC: protein MRAYTRASAWTAGTFLALVAVMLTSATIGPVRIPLDRVALAALDAFAVPTAATFYVTSVAVPAVGDLPWLTVDLVYSSPLDFAVPDQQQLIVGEIRLPRIVLGAVVGAALAVAGTVMQGFFRNPMADPSIIGVSSGAAVGAVTAIAFPLFLPFGIQVSAFAGALVAAFGVYLLATEGGRTPVATLLLAGVAVQTFLGAITSYVIVHSGDSIREAMYWLMGHLHLANWSDVELTLPVVLVGSVVLLAYARDLNVLLAGEEDAHTLGVEVERTKRVLLAVSSVVTAAAVSVAGVIGFVGLVVPHVMRLLVGPDHRVLLPTSAFAGGAFLVAADTFARAGPAELPVGIVTAFVGAPFFLYLLRNREVHAL, encoded by the coding sequence ATGCGAGCCTACACCCGGGCGAGCGCGTGGACCGCCGGCACGTTCCTCGCGCTCGTCGCCGTCATGCTCACCAGCGCCACCATCGGTCCGGTCCGGATTCCCCTCGACCGGGTCGCGCTCGCGGCGCTGGACGCCTTCGCGGTCCCCACGGCAGCGACGTTCTACGTCACGTCCGTCGCCGTGCCCGCGGTCGGCGACCTCCCGTGGCTCACCGTGGACCTCGTCTACTCCTCCCCGCTCGACTTCGCGGTCCCCGACCAGCAGCAGCTCATCGTCGGCGAAATCCGGCTCCCCCGAATCGTGCTCGGCGCGGTCGTCGGCGCCGCGCTCGCCGTCGCCGGCACCGTGATGCAGGGGTTCTTCCGGAACCCGATGGCCGACCCCTCCATCATCGGCGTCTCCTCGGGCGCCGCGGTCGGCGCGGTCACCGCCATCGCGTTCCCGCTGTTCCTCCCGTTCGGCATCCAGGTCTCGGCGTTCGCGGGCGCGCTCGTCGCCGCGTTCGGCGTCTACCTGCTCGCCACGGAGGGCGGCCGCACGCCCGTCGCGACGCTGCTGCTCGCCGGGGTCGCCGTCCAGACGTTCCTCGGTGCGATTACCTCCTACGTCATCGTCCACTCCGGGGACAGCATCCGCGAGGCGATGTACTGGCTGATGGGCCACCTCCACCTCGCCAACTGGTCGGACGTGGAGCTCACGCTCCCCGTCGTCCTCGTGGGCAGCGTCGTGCTGCTGGCGTACGCCCGCGACCTGAACGTCCTGCTCGCGGGCGAGGAGGACGCCCACACGCTCGGCGTGGAAGTCGAGCGCACGAAGCGCGTGCTGCTCGCGGTGTCCAGCGTCGTCACCGCCGCCGCCGTCTCGGTCGCGGGCGTCATCGGGTTCGTCGGGCTCGTCGTCCCGCACGTGATGCGCCTGCTCGTCGGGCCCGACCACCGCGTCCTCCTCCCGACGTCGGCGTTCGCGGGCGGCGCGTTCCTCGTCGCCGCGGACACGTTCGCGCGCGCCGGCCCCGCCGAACTCCCCGTGGGCATCGTGACGGCGTTCGTCGGCGCGCCGTTCTTCCTCTACCTGCTCCGCAACCGGGAGGTGCACGCGCTGTGA
- a CDS encoding PGF-CTERM-anchored ABC transporter substrate-binding protein, which produces MRQATIVLGVVLLLLSAVAPAAGVAAPASDAAASADAQEPDCEFPTTQSDATDYDVTVEEEPERVVTLNPSAAQTMWEIGASDKVVGVSQFADFLDGAQDREVVTSGYPSSVDVEQVISLDPDLVLAPNTINNETVAQLRDANLTVYRFEKATSIEDIYQKTQVIGRLSGECEGAESTVTEMRDEVETVEAAVEGEDEPTVLYDMGDRYTAGPNTFIGQVIDRAGGDNIAANANSSMLYPQLSAEFIVEQDPEFLVVSAQPDQLGNESETYVAEDSVLRNTTAFEEGNVVVVDTNHISQPAPRVVEPMTQLAQAFHPDAYAEANTTTRATTQETTAAPTTTAGDTTTDGESSGTTVPGFGIPVALVAVLGAALLSRRRL; this is translated from the coding sequence ATGCGACAGGCCACAATCGTACTTGGTGTAGTCCTACTGCTGTTGTCCGCTGTGGCGCCGGCGGCCGGGGTCGCCGCGCCCGCGAGCGACGCGGCGGCGAGCGCGGACGCGCAGGAACCGGACTGCGAGTTCCCGACCACGCAGAGCGACGCTACCGACTACGACGTCACCGTCGAGGAAGAACCCGAGCGCGTCGTCACGCTCAATCCGAGCGCCGCACAGACCATGTGGGAGATCGGCGCCAGCGACAAAGTCGTCGGCGTCTCCCAGTTCGCCGACTTCCTCGACGGTGCCCAAGACCGCGAGGTCGTGACCTCCGGCTACCCGTCCTCCGTCGACGTCGAGCAGGTCATCAGCCTCGACCCCGACCTCGTGCTCGCGCCGAACACCATCAACAACGAGACGGTGGCCCAACTCCGGGACGCCAACCTCACCGTCTACCGCTTCGAGAAGGCGACGTCCATCGAGGACATCTACCAGAAGACCCAGGTCATCGGCCGGCTGTCCGGCGAGTGCGAGGGCGCCGAGTCGACGGTCACCGAGATGCGTGACGAGGTCGAGACCGTCGAAGCCGCCGTCGAGGGCGAAGACGAGCCGACCGTCCTCTACGACATGGGCGACCGCTACACGGCCGGCCCGAACACCTTCATCGGCCAGGTCATCGACCGCGCCGGCGGCGACAACATCGCCGCGAACGCGAACTCCTCGATGCTCTACCCGCAGCTCTCCGCGGAGTTCATCGTCGAGCAGGACCCCGAATTCCTCGTCGTGAGCGCGCAGCCCGACCAGCTCGGCAACGAGAGCGAGACGTACGTCGCCGAGGACTCGGTTCTCCGGAACACCACCGCCTTCGAGGAGGGGAACGTCGTCGTCGTCGACACCAACCACATCAGCCAGCCCGCGCCCCGCGTCGTCGAACCGATGACGCAGTTGGCGCAGGCGTTCCACCCGGACGCGTACGCCGAAGCGAACACCACGACCCGGGCCACTACGCAGGAGACGACCGCGGCACCGACCACGACTGCGGGTGACACCACGACCGACGGCGAATCCAGCGGTACCACCGTCCCCGGCTTCGGAATCCCGGTCGCGCTCGTCGCCGTTCTCGGCGCCGCCCTACTCTCGCGCCGCCGGCTGTAA
- the srp19 gene encoding signal recognition particle subunit SRP19 codes for MVENVIWPAYFDATLSRREGRRVPESLSVDEPTVDEVATAVQQVGYDAVVERDVAYPRRPWEDSGRVLVQGADDAGKSDLLQAVGAYVTALRE; via the coding sequence ATGGTCGAGAACGTCATCTGGCCCGCGTACTTCGACGCGACGCTGTCGCGTCGCGAGGGCCGCCGCGTCCCCGAGTCTCTCTCCGTCGACGAACCGACGGTCGACGAGGTCGCGACCGCCGTCCAGCAGGTCGGCTACGACGCCGTCGTCGAACGCGACGTCGCGTACCCGCGTCGCCCCTGGGAGGACTCCGGGCGCGTGCTCGTGCAGGGTGCCGACGACGCCGGAAAGTCTGACCTCCTGCAGGCCGTCGGCGCCTACGTGACGGCGCTGCGCGAATAA
- a CDS encoding Gar1/Naf1 family protein — MERAGDVVRTAQNVAVVRCESDGHPDIGDSVVDQNLDEVGRVVDVFGPVERPYLSVTPNGGVHLPSLVGQTLYVR; from the coding sequence ATGGAGCGCGCCGGCGACGTCGTCCGCACCGCACAGAACGTCGCAGTCGTGCGCTGCGAGAGCGACGGCCACCCCGACATCGGGGACAGCGTCGTCGACCAGAACCTCGACGAGGTCGGGCGCGTCGTCGACGTCTTCGGACCAGTCGAGCGCCCGTACCTCTCGGTGACGCCGAACGGCGGCGTCCACCTCCCGTCGCTGGTCGGGCAGACGCTGTACGTCCGGTGA
- a CDS encoding presenilin family intramembrane aspartyl protease PSH — protein MKDSLRGVPVVLGVVALFLVVQFGTLALLEPFESAGLQSTENPQDPTNSILYVGLLLVATAGILLVIKYDQQWVLRAFILFTSGFIASYVFAVVLPAVDVGGVNAAAYAPAAALVAALYFYPEWWVVDAAGVILGMGAAALFGISFGVLPALVLLSALAVYDAISVYGTEHMLTLASGVMELRLPIVLVVPATRGYSFLEEAEETAAAAEDDEMEDTEGEEGERGAYFIGLGDAVMPTILVASAAHFLDTPPVFGVELAALTAIVGTLLGLVVLMRMVFAGRAHAGLPLLNGGAIAGYLVGALAAGIPLVEALGLAPYL, from the coding sequence ATGAAGGACTCGCTGCGCGGCGTCCCGGTCGTCCTCGGCGTCGTCGCGCTGTTCCTCGTCGTGCAGTTCGGCACGCTCGCGCTCCTCGAACCGTTCGAGAGCGCCGGCCTCCAGTCCACGGAGAACCCACAGGACCCCACGAACAGCATCCTCTACGTCGGCCTGCTGCTGGTGGCGACGGCCGGAATCCTGCTGGTCATCAAGTACGACCAGCAGTGGGTGCTGCGCGCGTTCATCCTGTTCACGAGCGGCTTCATCGCGTCGTACGTCTTCGCGGTCGTGTTGCCCGCCGTCGACGTCGGTGGCGTGAACGCCGCCGCGTACGCGCCGGCCGCGGCGCTCGTCGCGGCGCTGTACTTCTACCCCGAGTGGTGGGTCGTCGACGCCGCGGGCGTCATCCTCGGGATGGGCGCGGCGGCGCTGTTCGGCATCAGCTTCGGGGTGCTCCCCGCGCTCGTGCTGCTGTCGGCGCTGGCGGTCTACGACGCCATCAGCGTCTACGGCACCGAGCACATGCTCACGCTCGCGTCCGGCGTGATGGAGCTCCGGCTCCCCATCGTGCTCGTGGTGCCGGCGACGCGCGGCTACTCGTTCCTCGAGGAGGCCGAAGAGACCGCGGCGGCCGCCGAGGACGACGAGATGGAGGACACAGAAGGCGAGGAGGGCGAACGCGGCGCGTACTTCATCGGACTGGGCGACGCCGTGATGCCGACGATTCTCGTCGCGAGCGCGGCGCACTTCCTCGACACCCCGCCGGTGTTCGGCGTGGAGCTGGCGGCGCTGACCGCAATCGTCGGGACGCTCCTCGGGCTGGTGGTCCTGATGCGGATGGTGTTCGCGGGCCGCGCGCACGCCGGGCTGCCGCTGCTGAACGGCGGCGCCATCGCGGGCTACCTCGTGGGGGCGCTCGCGGCGGGCATCCCGCTCGTGGAGGCGCTCGGACTCGCGCCGTACCTCTGA
- a CDS encoding ornithine cyclodeaminase family protein — MTETLFLSDDDVAGLADPADYVDAVRDAYRQRGEGAPAKPRTKLLNESPPGMFTAYAAVLPETGAMGGYMYSAGFEDADAWFVTPLFDADTGEPLAVLDGARMNPFKTGATGAVGVDALAREDASTLAVIGSGAQARGQLRATATVRDFETVRVYSPTEANREAFADDVDDHLDAAVEAVDSSGDAVAGADVVVTATNASEPVFDDDDLADGAHVTAMGQYHPGKHELEAATIERAVYVPDLRERVTQDAGSFINALDEGAVTEAHVHAELGDVVAGNAPGRRSPDDVTVFDSGGTGIETAAAAHMLYERAEERGLGTELEFAPASEALTGE; from the coding sequence GTGACCGAGACACTGTTCCTCTCCGACGACGACGTCGCGGGGCTCGCCGACCCGGCCGACTACGTCGACGCCGTCCGCGACGCGTACCGCCAGCGCGGCGAGGGCGCGCCCGCGAAACCCCGGACGAAGCTCCTCAACGAGTCGCCGCCCGGCATGTTCACCGCCTACGCCGCAGTCCTCCCCGAGACGGGCGCGATGGGCGGATACATGTACAGCGCGGGGTTCGAGGACGCCGACGCGTGGTTCGTCACGCCGCTGTTCGACGCCGACACGGGCGAGCCGCTCGCCGTCCTCGACGGCGCGCGCATGAACCCGTTCAAAACCGGCGCGACTGGCGCCGTCGGCGTCGACGCGCTCGCTCGCGAGGACGCCAGCACGCTCGCGGTCATCGGGAGCGGCGCGCAGGCCCGCGGCCAGCTCCGCGCCACCGCGACCGTCCGCGACTTCGAGACTGTGCGCGTGTACTCGCCCACGGAAGCCAACCGCGAGGCGTTCGCCGACGACGTGGACGACCACCTCGACGCCGCGGTCGAAGCGGTCGACTCCAGCGGCGACGCCGTCGCGGGTGCGGACGTCGTCGTCACCGCGACGAACGCCAGCGAACCCGTCTTCGACGACGACGACCTCGCGGACGGCGCGCACGTCACCGCGATGGGTCAGTACCACCCGGGGAAGCACGAACTGGAGGCGGCGACCATCGAGCGCGCGGTCTACGTCCCCGACCTCCGCGAGCGCGTCACGCAGGACGCCGGCTCGTTCATCAACGCCCTCGACGAGGGCGCCGTCACGGAGGCCCACGTCCACGCGGAACTCGGCGACGTCGTCGCCGGGAACGCGCCCGGCCGCCGGTCGCCCGACGACGTCACCGTCTTCGACAGCGGCGGCACCGGCATCGAGACGGCCGCTGCCGCGCACATGCTCTACGAGCGCGCAGAAGAACGGGGGCTCGGCACCGAACTCGAGTTCGCGCCCGCGAGCGAGGCGCTCACCGGCGAGTAG
- a CDS encoding MFS transporter — protein MNRNDRSIVGLVALAHAMVHTYELSIPILIPLWLEAFPVGSGTIGLVVGAGYALFGLGALPGGILSDTVGSRRLIAGCLFGMAASFLLLSAAPSIAIVALALVCWGIAASVYHPSGLSLISTGVEERGNAFAYHGIAGNVGTALGPLAVAVLLLFADWRVVTALLAVPAVIAGVVALRVRFDERAAVTATDGGDSKASVGISSVGEFLSESKLLFVGPFVAVFVLVMLSGLYYRGILTFLPDLLSEMPAFAPVEFAGREMEPYRYAYSGLLMVGVLGQYAGGKLTERFRTERAIAAVFTALAALALVFLPAANAGLAPLLVVGALLGFTLFVIQPLYQATVALYTPSGTRGLSYGYTYLGVFGVGSAGSALAGSILEYSTVTVLFGVLAALAFAGAVVAAVLTSRQPTP, from the coding sequence GTGAACCGGAACGACCGCTCTATCGTCGGGCTCGTGGCGCTCGCGCACGCCATGGTCCACACGTACGAACTCTCTATCCCTATCCTCATCCCGCTGTGGCTGGAGGCGTTCCCGGTCGGGTCGGGCACGATCGGCCTCGTCGTCGGCGCAGGGTACGCGCTGTTCGGCCTCGGCGCGCTCCCGGGCGGCATCCTCTCGGACACCGTCGGGTCGCGGCGGCTCATCGCGGGCTGCCTGTTCGGCATGGCCGCGTCGTTCCTCCTGCTGTCGGCCGCGCCGTCCATCGCAATCGTCGCGCTCGCGCTCGTCTGCTGGGGCATCGCCGCCAGCGTCTACCACCCGTCCGGGCTGTCGCTCATCTCCACGGGCGTCGAGGAGCGCGGGAACGCGTTCGCGTACCACGGCATCGCCGGCAACGTCGGCACGGCGCTCGGTCCGCTCGCGGTCGCCGTGCTGTTGCTGTTCGCGGACTGGCGGGTCGTCACGGCGCTCCTCGCCGTGCCGGCCGTGATCGCAGGCGTGGTCGCCCTCCGCGTGCGCTTCGACGAGCGCGCCGCCGTCACCGCCACCGACGGCGGCGACTCGAAGGCCAGCGTCGGCATCTCCTCGGTCGGCGAGTTCCTCTCGGAGTCGAAACTGCTGTTCGTCGGGCCGTTCGTCGCCGTCTTCGTGCTCGTCATGCTGAGCGGGCTCTACTACCGCGGCATCCTCACGTTCCTCCCGGACCTGCTCTCCGAGATGCCCGCGTTCGCGCCCGTCGAGTTCGCCGGCCGCGAGATGGAGCCGTACCGCTACGCGTACTCCGGGCTGCTGATGGTGGGCGTGCTCGGCCAGTACGCCGGCGGGAAGCTCACCGAGCGCTTCCGCACGGAGCGCGCCATCGCCGCCGTGTTCACCGCGCTCGCGGCGCTCGCGCTCGTCTTCCTCCCGGCCGCGAACGCCGGCCTCGCCCCGCTACTCGTGGTCGGCGCGCTGCTCGGGTTCACGCTGTTCGTCATCCAGCCGCTGTACCAGGCGACCGTCGCGCTGTACACGCCTTCGGGGACGCGCGGGCTCTCCTACGGCTACACGTACCTCGGCGTGTTCGGCGTCGGGTCCGCGGGCTCGGCGCTCGCCGGCTCCATCCT